CGCGCGGCTGCGGGGTGGCGGCTTCGACCGGCTGCGCGGCGATGCCGGGGTCGGGCCTGGGGATCGCGCCGGAGAACAGGTCCGACGGTCGCGCCGCGCGGTCGCTGCGGCCGCCGCCGGTGTTGTTGGCCTGGGCCAGGAAATCCGCCTTGTCCGGCGCCTGCTGGTTGGCCACGTTGACCAGGGTCACGTCCAGCGTGGGCAGGCTGGGCGAGGGCTTCACGAAATGGAAGGTGATGCCCAGCAGCAGCACGCCGTGCAGCAGCAGCGAGAACAGCAAGGTGGCGCCGATCGGATCGGGCGGCGAAGGGGCGGTTGCAGTGGCGCTCACGCGTTGCGGTTTCCGGTGACGTGCCGTTCGATGACGTCGAACAGCTGGCCGGCAATGTTAAGCCCGAACTGCGCGTCCAGTTCGCGCACGCAGGTCGGGGACGTGACGTTGATCTCGGTCAGGTAGTCACCGATCACGTCCAGCCCGACGAACAGCAGGCCGCGCCGGCGCAGCTCGGGCGCCACCTGGCTGACGATCCAGCGGTCGCGCTCGGACAGCGGCACGCCGACGCCGCGCCCGCCGGCGGCCAGGTTGCCGCGGAACTCGTCGCCTTGCGGGATCCGTGCCAGCGCGTAAGGCACCGGCTCACCATCGACCACCAGCACGCGCTTGTCGCCGGCGCTGATCGCCGGGATGAACTTCTGCGCGATGGTGAATTGCCGCCCTTCGCCGTGCGGGCCGCCGCCCAGCAGGGTTTCCAGCATGGAATTGAGGTTGCCGTCGCCGGTCCGGGCCCGGAAGATGCCGCGCCCGCCCATGCCGTCCAGCGGTTTCAGCACCACTTCGCCGTGTTCGGCGGTGAACCGGCGCAGTTCGCCCGCGTCGCGCGACACCAGGGTCGGCGCGATGCATTGCGGGAAGGCCAGCGCGAACAGCTTCTCGTTGCAGTCACGCAGCGCGCGCGGGTCGTTGACCACCGCCACGCCGCCGCGCTGGGCCGCCTCCAGCACCATCGTATCGTAGATGAACTGGGCGTCGACCGGGGGGTCCTTGCGCATCAGCACCACGTCCAGCTCGCGCAGGTCGCGCCACTGCGCCGGGCCCAGCGTGAACCAGCGCTGCGGGTCCTCGCGCACCTCCAGCGGGGCGATCCGCGCCCATGGCTCGCCGTCGCGCAGCGCCAGGTCACCCTGCTCGAAATAGTGCAGCGAGTGGCCGCGGCGGTGCGCTTCCAGCAACATCGCGAAGCTGGTGTCCTTGGCTGTCTTGATCGCGCCGATGGGGTCCATCAGCATGCCGACCGAAAGGGTCATGGTGGTTCTCCGAGGGTGGCTCGCCGTGGGGCCGGCAGGCGTCTCAAGGCGGTTATGTCCGGTCGATATACTAAGGCGGCGCCGGCCGGGGCGCCGAATTGCGACGAGGCCGGCAGACCCGCGCTGTCGTCAGTGGCCAGATGGTGCCACTATGGGGCACCCGGCAATGGTGGTCCTCGGTGCGTTGATTATTGCTTGACAGTCTTGGCGGGCAGGCAGTAAACAGCAAAGCTACTGGATTCACCGCCTTAGCGCGGTTGTTGTTGGTTGTTTCGACATTTTTTGCATGCGCACCATCCGGCATGGCCGTTGCATGTCTTGATGACTATCCTGAGCTCGGGGCGGGCCGCAGGGGGAGTAGTGAATTTGAACATGAGCGCTAACGAGTTGGACGGTCTGAAAGTCATGGTGATCGATGACTCCAAGACCATCCGCCGCACGGCGGAAACCCTGCTGAAAAAAGAGGGCTGCGAGGTGCTGACCGCGGTCGACGGTTTCGAGGCGCTCGCCAAGATTTCCGACCAGAAGCCCGCCATCATCTTCGTCGACATCATGATGCCGCGGCTGGACGGCTACCAGACCTGCGCACTGATCAAGAACAACCCGCAGTTTCGCGCCACGCCGGTGATCATGCTGTCCTCCAAGGACGGCCTGTTCGACAAGGCGCGCGGCCGCATCGTCGGCGCCGAGCAATACCTGACCAAGCCGTTCACCCGGGACGAGTTGCTTGGTGCCATCCATCGCCACGTCAGCACGGTATCGAGCCACTGACTGCAGCTTCCGAGGGGGACCAGTGGCCACCATTCTCATCATCGACGACTCGCCGACCGACGTGCGCGTGTTCACCACGCTGCTTGAGCGGGCCGGGCATCAGGTCGTCGCCGTCAGCACGGCCGAGGAGGGCATCGAGTGCGTGCGCGTCGACATGCCCGACCTGGTCATCATGGACGTGATCATGCCCGGCATGAACGGGTTCCAGGCCACGCGTACGCTCACCCGCGATCCGAAGACCCAGAGCGTACCGATCGTGATGATCACCACCAAGTCGATGGAGACCGATCGCGTGTGGGGCTTGCGCCAGGGCGCCCGCGCGTTCATCACCAAGCCGGTGAACGAGAAGGAGCTGCTGGCGTGCATCAACGAATTGCTGCCGAGCGAGAAATGAACCCGTCCGTCAACCGCACTCCGTTCGAGATCCTGGCCCGTTACGAGCGACTGTCGCTGGCGCATGCATCGGATACGCAGGACAAGCTGAAAGCGCCCGGGTTGTGGCGCGGCATCGGTTTCCGGGTCGGTTCGCGCCTGCTGGTCAGCGGCATCGACGAGATCAACGAACTGCTGGCGGTTCCCCCGCTCACCCCGGTGCCGGGCACCCAGCCCTGGCTGCTCGGCGTGGCCAACGTGCGCGGCAACCTGGTGCCGGTGATCGACTTCGGCCGTTTCCTGTTCGGCGACCGCACCCAGCACACCGACCGCAGCCGCCTGCTGGTCGTGCGCCAGGGCGGCGGCAACGTGGCGCTGCTGGTGGACGAGGTGTTCGGCCAGCGCACGGTGGACGAGGAGCAGCGGCGTGAGGCGGGGCGCGAGGAAGATCCGCGACTGGCCCGTTTCGTCGACAGCCGGGTGGGTGAGCAGCAGTTGGCTGTTTTCAGCATGAACCGGCTGGTACGCGCACCGGATTTCCGGCAGGCCGCGGCCTGACCCCGGGGCAGGGCTGCAGTGGCAAGAAGGTTCGGCGCCGGCGCGGGCCGAAAACTTGGGGCAAGCATTCCCTGGCCGGTACCCGCTGTGCGGGGCTGGCAGCGTAATCAGCTAGACGGATGAGGTGAACATGAGCACTACAGGGGGCGTCAGCAGGGAACGCGGGTATACCGCACTCATTGTCCTGCTGCTGATTGCGATCGGTTTCGCGGCGCTGGACTTCTTCCTGCTCAACCAGAAGAACGGCGAGGATCGCCAGGCGATCGCGCTGACCACGCAGATCCAGGTGCTGTCGCAGCAGACGGCGAAGTTCGCGCTGGAATCGGCGGACGGCAACACCGACTCCTTCAAGGAGCTCGAATCCACCCGCAACGCGATCGACTCCGCCGTGCAGCGGCTGGGCAAGGGCGACCCCAAGAGCGGCATGCAGCCGTACGCGGACAACAACGCCACGCCCGCCGGCCGCGCGGTGAGCGCGCTGGATGCGTCGTGGAAACAGCTCGACGCCGACATCGGCAAGATCCTCTCCAACAAGGCCGTCGTGCTCGACTCCGGCCAGCGCGCGCGCACGCTGGCGCAGCAGATGCCGCTGCTCAACTCGAGCATGGAACAGGTGGTCAACATTCTGCAGCAGCGCAACGGCAGCTCCGAGCAGATGCTGGGCACCTCGCGCCAGATGCTGTCCGCCGACCGCATCATCCGCCGCGTGCAGGAAGTGCTGCAGGGCGGTGACAGCGCCCAGTCGGCGGCCGACGGCCTGTCGCGCGACGCGCAGTTGTACGGCAACGTGCTGAAGGGCCTGATCGAGGGCAACCCGGACAGCGGCGTGCGCCCGATCAACGACGCCAACGCGCGCAAGATCCTCACCGACATGGATGCCGGCTGGGCCCAGCTGGCCGACCCGGTGGCCAGGCTGGTCGCCGCCGCCGGCAACATCGCCGACGTGAAGCGGGCGGGCAACCAGGCCTCGCTGGATTCGCAGACCGTGCTGCTGCGCGCGAACGACCTGTCCGAGCAGATCGGCAAGCTGCCGCTGCGCCGGCTGTTCCCGAACGTGTGGTGGGGCCTGCTGGGCGCGATCGCCGCGGTGGCGTTCGCCCTGCTGCTGGTCATCACCCTGGTGCGCGACCAGCGCCGTCGGTTCGCCCAGAGTACCGAGCTGAACCAGCGCAACCAGGAGGCGATCATGCGCCTGCTGGACGAAATGGGCTCGCTCGCGGAAGGCGACCTGACCGTGAAGACCACGGTGTCGGAGGACATCACCGGCGCCATCGCCGACTCGGTGAACTACGCCATCGACGAGCTGCGATCGCTGGTGACCACCATCAACGAGACCTCCGAACAGGTGTCGTCCTCGGCGCAGGAAACCCAGACCACCGCCCGCCACCTGGCCAACGCGGCTGAGCAGCAGGCACAGCAGATCAGCACCGCGACCTCGGCGATCAACCAGATCGCCAGCTCGATGGACGACGTGTCGAAGAACTCCGCCGAGTCGGCCGACGTGGCCGAGCGCTCGGTGAAGATCGCCTCGCACGGCGCCGAAGTGGTGCGCGAGACGATCTCCGGCATGGACTCGATCCGCGACCAGATCCAGGAGACCTCCAAGCGCATCAAGCGACTGGGCGAATCCTCGCAGGAGATCGGCTCGATCGTGGAACTGATCAACGACATCGCCGAGCAGACCAACATCCTGGCCTTGAACGCAGCGATCCAGGCGGCCTCGGCCGGCGAGGCGGGTCGCGGCTTCGCGGTGGTGGCGGACGAAGTGCAGCGACTGGCCGAACGCTCCACCAGCGCGACCAAGCGCATCGAGACGCTGGTGCAGACCATTCAGTCCGATACCAACGAAGCGGTGAACTCGATGGAGCAGACCACCGCCGAGGTGGTCGCCGGCGCACGTCTGGCGGAAGACGCCGGCAGCGCGCTGGGCGACATCGAGCGCGTGTCGCACGACCTGTCCGCGCTGATTCAGAACATCTCCACCGCGGCGCGCGAGCAGTCCGCGGCGGCGACCGATATCTCGGTGTCGATGAACGCAATCCAGGAGATCACCTCGCAGACCTCGCAGGGCGCGAGCCAGACGGCCGACTCGATCGGTACGCTGGCGCAACTGGCGAGCGACCTGCGGCGCTCGGTGGCGCACTTCAAGCTGCCGGGTTGACATCGGCCGGGCCGGTTGCCGGCCCGATTGAGCAAAGCACAAGACAGGGGGCAGTCTCACTGGTTGCAGGATGCTTGCGTTGTGCAACCGTTGAGAGAGGCGCATGAGACTTCAAGACCACATCGATTTCACCACGCTGCAGTGGGTCAAGCCGGAACTCGACGACACCTTGTCGATCGCCCGCGAGGCGCTGGAGTCGTACGTCGACAACCCGGGCAAGCGCGACTACATGCGCACCTGCGTGGATCACCTGCACCAGGTGCAAGGCACCCTGCAGATGGTCGAGCTGTATGGCGCGGCGACGGTCACGGCGGAAATGGAGGCGCTTGCCCTGGCCCTGCTGGCGGACAAGGTCACCTATCGCGAAGAAGCCTATGCCGCGTTGATGCGCGGTTTGATGCAGCTGCCCGACTACCTGGAGCGGCTGTCCAGCGGCCACCGCGACGTGCCGGTGGTGCTGCTGCCGCTGCTCAACGACCTGCGTGCCAGCCGCGAACTGGAACCGCTGCCCGAATCGGCGATGTTCCACCCCAACCTGGATGCGTTCCTGCCGGAGCAGGCGCCCGCGGCGATGAGCGAAGCCTACGCCGAGGCGCATCGAGGCGAGCTGGTGGAGCTGCGCCTGCGCTTCCAGCAGCAGCTGCTGGGCTGGTTCCGCGGACAGAACGTCGCGCAGCAACTGGTCAATATGCGCAAGACCCTGCTGGCGATCACCGCGCGCTGTCATCAGGTGCATGGTCGGCGCCTGTGGTGGATCGCCGCCGGGGTGCTGGAAGGCCTGGAACAGGGCGTGCTGAAGGGGCAGGCCGGCGAAATCCGCCAGCTGATCGGCAAGGTCGACCGCAACATCCGGCTGCTGATCGAACAAGGTGAAGCCAGCCTGCGCGGCGGCGACGCGGACGACGTGGCCCGCAAGCTGCTCTACATCGTGGCGCAAGCCAAGCAACGCAGTCCGCAGATGGAGCTGTTGCGCGACATCTATGCGCTGGACACGCTGCTGCCCGATGCCGGCGAACTGGAGCACGCGCGCGGCTCGATGGCCGGGCACAACCGCGCCCTGCTCGATTCCGTCTCGCGCGCGCTGAAGGACGACCTGCTGCGCGTCAAGGAGGCGCTGGACCTGTTCCTGCGCCAGCAGAACGGCGACCCGGCCCAGTTGGCGGCGCAGGGCGAGGTACTCGAACGCGTGGGCGACACGCTCGGCATGCTGGCGTTGTCGGTGCCGCGCCGGGTGGTCGCCGAGCAGCGCCGGGTGCTCGACGAGATCGCCAACCGCATGCGCCAGGCCGACGAGGAAACCCTGCTCGACGTGGCCGGCGCACTGCTGTACGTCGAAGCGTCGCTGGACGACCACATCGAAAGCCTGGGCTCCGAGGACGAAGCGGGCACGAGCCAGGTCATGCCCAGCCTGCCGCGCAGCGAAGCGCTGGGCGTGGTAACCACGCTGATGCAGGAGGCGATCGCCAACACCGGCAAGGTCAAGGACGCGATCGTCGCGTTCGTCGAATCCGGCTGGGAACACGGCCGTCTGGCCGGTGCGCCGGAGCTGATGGACGAAGTCGCCGGTGCCATGCACATGCTGTCGTCGCCGCGCCCGGCCGAACTGGCCCAGGGCGTAGGCCGCTTCATCGGCAACGAACTGCTGGACGACCGCCGCGTGCCGAGCGGGGCGCAGATGGACCAGCTGGCCGACGCATTGGCGGCGCTGGAGTATTACCTGGAGGCGGCGCGCGAGCATCGCGGCGGCCTGGAACACATACTCGACGTGGCCGAGCACAGCCTGAGCCTGCTCGGCTACTGGCCGCTGCTGTCGGCACGCGTGGCATCCGCCGCGCCGCTGGCGTCCGAGGCGGCGCCGGTCGCATCCGCGGCTGTGGACGGAGAACATCTGGAACTGTCCGAGTCGGTCAGCCTGCTGCCGGGTGAGGACCTGAGGCAACTCTTCGTCGGTGACAGCCAGCCGCTTGCCGCCGCCGTCCACGATCTCGACGGGCTGCGCCTGGCGCAGACCGAAACCGCCACCCCGGCCGGCGCGGATCGCGCCGCGGCCGACGAGGCTGGCGAGGACTGGATCGAGATCGAGGAAGAGGTGGTCGAGCAGGTGCCGGTGCGCGACGCACTGGCGGACAACACCAACTTCAACGTCAATGCCGAAGGCATCGACGACGATATCCGCGAGATCTTCCTCGAGGAGATGCAGGAGGAAATCGACAACCTGCGCAGCGCCGAGCAGCTTTGGCTGGCCGACCCCGCGCAGAGCGCGGCGCTGGTCGGCATCCGCCGCTCGTTCCACACGCTGAAGGGCTCGGGCCGGCTGGTCGGTGCCGGCGTGCTGGGCGAGTTTGCGTGGAAAGTGGAGGACATGCTCAACCGCGTGCTGGACGGCACCATCCAGCCGGACGAAAACGTGCAGGCGCTGGTGCGTCATGCGATCGACGCGCTGCCGCAGCTACTGGCCGCGCTCAAGGGCGAAGGCATGCCACGCGCACCGCTCGGCGCGATCATGCATACCGCCGAACAGCTCGCGGCCGGCAACCCGGCGTGGGTGGAGGATCACGCACCACGCGCGATGGAGACGGTGCGCCGCATCGTGCGCCGGCGCGTGCCGCGTCTCGACGCGGCGGCCGAATCCATACCCACAGCGGGCCTGGCCGGAGTGGGCGCCGCCCCGGAGCCGATCGAACCCGAGCACGCCGTGGAGATGCCGGTGATGCCGCCGGTGGACCCGGTGCTGCTGGAGATCCTGCGCAGCGAGGTGGCGCAGTACCTGCAGACCATCCGCGCCGCGATCCAGCGCAGCGACGACGAGTTGCCGATCGGCGAGGAACTGCTGCGCGCCGTGCACACGCTGCACGGGGCGATCGCGATGGTCGACATTCCGCTGCTGACGCAGCTGCTGTCGCCGCTGGAGGGCCTGTTCAAGCGCCTGCGTGCGGCCAACCTGCCGCTGTCGTCCGAGGGCTTGCGCCTGCTGGGCCAGGCGGTCGACGTGGTCGATCGCGTGATGAGCCAGTTCGACGCGGCCGAGCCGCAATTGCCGGACGCCGACGCGCTCACCGCGCAGATCGCCAGCCTGCGCGACCGCTACCCCGAGTCGAAGGTGGCGCACGTCGTGTTCGAGCCGCAGGCCGACGAGGCCGACGAGGCCAAGTCGGCGGAAAGCGCCGGTGCGACCGACGAGGCCGACGAGGCCGACGAGGCCGAGGCCTACCAGGCGATCATCGCCGACTCGCTGGCGGCCGGCATGGCCGACGCCGCGGCGGCACGGGCCGGGACGGCGCCCGCCGATGCCCCGGCCAATGCCGGCGAGATCCCGCAGGTCCATCTGGAAGATGCGCAACACGCCGAGCTGACCGCCGAGCTGGTGGCGGCACTGGGCGCCTTTGAGCCCGAGCGGGCCGATGCCGAGCGGGCGGCTGCCGAAAAGCTGGCGGCCGAGCAGGCCGCGGCGGCGCGGGCGGAAGCAGAGAAACTGGCAGCCGAACAGGCTGCGACAGCGCAGGCGGAAGCAGAGAAACTGGCAGCCGAACAGGCTGCGACAGCGCAGGCGGAAGCGGAGAAGCTGGCGGCGGAGCAGGCCGCGGCAGCGCAGGTGGAAGCGGAGAAACTGGCGGCCGAGCAGGCCGCGGCGGCGCAGGCGGAAGCGGAGAAACTGGCGGCGGAGCAGGCCGCGGCGGCGCAGGCGGCAGCAGAGAAACTGGCGATCGAGCAGGCTGCGGCAGCGCAGGCAGCCGCAGAGAAGCAGGCGGCCGAACAGGCGGCAGCGGGCCGGACCAGCGAAGAAGCGACCGGCACCGTGACGCCGGAGCCTGCGCATGCCCTGGCCGGGTCCGGCCAGATCGACGCCGACCTGATGGAAGTCTTCATCGACGAGGCGCGCGAGATCCTCGACCACGCCGACGACGTGCTGGCCCAGTGGCATGCCGAACCGGCCGAACTGGTGCACGTGCCGGAACTGCAGCGCGACCTGCACACGCTCAAGGGTGGCGCACGCATCGCCGGGCTGACGGCGGTGGGCGACCTCAGCCATGCGATCGAGACCCTGCTGGAGGAGCCGATCCGCGATGTGTCCAGGACCGGGCCGCTGATCGCCGCGCTGGAGGCCAGCTTCGACCAGTTGCACGCGCTGGTGCAGCGGGTGGCGCAGGGCCAGGCAACCGAGTACCCGCGGGCGATGATCGACCACCTGCTGGAGCTGGCCGGCGAAACCGTGCTGGCCGACGACGCGACCGCCGCGATGCCGGCGCCGGCGTCGGTTCCGACCGCATCGTCGCCGGCCGTTTCCGCGGCGGGCGAGCCAGGGCTGCCCGAGCTGATGCCGGAAGCAGAGGAGGAAGTGCGCTCCCCGCAGGAGCAGATCCGCGTTCGCGCCGACCTGCTCGACAACCTGGTCAACCATGCGGGCGAAGTGGCGATCTACCGCTCGCGGCTGGAGCAGCAGGTTGCCGGCTACCGTTTCAACCTGGTCGAGCTGGAACAGACCGTCGCGCGTCTGCGCAGCCAGTTGCGCATGCTGGAAATCGAGACCGAGGCGCAGATCATCGCGCGCTTCCAGCGCGAGCATCGCGAGGCGGGCATGGCGGCGTTCGATCCGCTCGAGCTCGACCGCTACTCGCAGCTGCAGCAGTACTCGCGTGCGCTGGCCGAGTCGGTATCCGATCTGGTGTCGATCCAGAGCATGCTGGACGAGCTGACCCGCCAGGCCGAGACGCTGCTGATCCAGCAGTCGCGGGTCAGCACCGAGCTGCAGGACGGCCTGCTGCGCACGCGCATGCTGCCGTTCGACACGATGGTGCCGAACCTGCGCCGCACGCTGCGCCAGGCCGCTCAGGAGCAGGACAAGCACGCCCAGCTGCACGTGGACGGTGCCCACGGCGAAATGGACCGCAACCTGCTCGACCGCATCAAGGCGCCGTTCGAGCACATGCTGCGCAACGCGATCGCGCACGGCATCGAGACTCCGGCCGAGCGCCGCAAGGCCGGCAAGCCGGTCGAGGGCGTGGTGAGCATCACGGTCGCGCGCGAGGCCACCGAAGTGGTGATCCGGGTCAGCGACGACGGTCGCGGCCTGAACCGCGAAGCGATCCGCAAGCGCGGCATCGAGCGCGGGCTGCTGCGCCCCGAGACCCGGCCGACCGACAACCAGCTGCTCTCGCTGATCACCCAGACTGGCTTCTCCACCGCCAGCCAGGTCACCCAGCTGGCCGGCCGTGGCGTCGGCATGGACGTGGTGGCGAACGAGATCAAGCAGCTCGGCGGCTCGTTGTCGATCGAGTCCGAGGAAGGCAAGGGCACCACCTTCATCCTGCGCCTGCCGTTCACCCTGGCGGTGACCCAGGCCATCCTGGTGCGCATCGGCGAGGCCACGTTCGCGATCCCGATAACCTCGGTGCAGGGCGTGGCGCGGGTCAACCCGGACGAGCTGACCGCGCTGATGGCCGAGGCCGAACCCTCGTTCCAGTATGGCCTCGAGGATTACGGCATCCACGACCTGGCCGAACTGCTGGGTCTGCCGCCGGGCCTGCCGACCGAGGACGAGCAGCAGCCGTTGCTGCTGACCCGCGCTGGCGACCTGCGTGCGGCGATCCGCATCGACGCGGTGCTCGGTTCGCGCGAGATCGTGGTCAAGTCGGTCGGTCCGCAGATCAGTTCGGTTCCCGGCCTGCTCGGCGCGACCATCATGGGCGATGGTTCGGTGCTGATCATTCTCGACCTGGCACCGCTGGTCCGCCACGGCATGATCCGGCGCGAACAGCGCCTGGCCGAGGGCCTCAGCGCGGTGCAGGCGCCGGTGGTCGAGGAAGTGCAGACCAAGCCGCTGGTGATGGTGGTGGACGACTCGATCACCATGCGCAAGGTCACCAGCCGCGTGCTGGAGCGCCACGAGTACGAGGTCAGCACCGCGAAGGATGGCGTGGACGCGCTGGAGAAACTGCACGAGCGCGTGCCGGACCTGATGCTGCTGGACATCGAGATGCCGCGCATGGACGGCTACGAGCTGGCCACCCACATGAAGGCCGACCCGCGGCTGCGCGACGTGCCGATCATCATGATCACCTCGCGCAGCGGCGACAAACACCGCCAGCGCGCGCTCGACATCGGGGTGGACCGCTACCTCGGCAAGCCGTACCAGGAAGCCGAGTTGCTGGTGCAGATCGGCGAAGTGCTGGAGCAGCGTGCGGTGGAGCCGGTTCATGACTGATACGGCTCCCGCGGTCGCCTTGCTGTTCGACGACACCGAGCTGGGTAGCCAACTGCGTGAGGCGCTGCATGAGCGCGGCGCCCGGATCGTGCACGAAGGCGGCGTCGCCAGCTTCAGCCGCGAGTTGCTGCAGCAGGTCGGCGCCGACGTGCTGGTGGTCAACCTGGACGACAGCGCCGACGACGCACTCGACCGCCTCTACGAGGTGATCGACGACGACTGTCCGCGGGTGGTGTTCAACGACGCCCAGGCCAGCCGCGCGCTGGCCGGCTGGGACCGCGCCCGCTGGGCGCGCCATCTGGCGGTCAAGGTGCTGGCCGGGGGCGACATCGACCCGCCGCGACCGGGCGATGCGCCCGGCATCGAGGTGGCCGCGGCGGCGCAGCCGCCAGCGCCTGCGGCCGAGGCCGTCGCGATGGCCGCTCCGGAGATGGCCGCGCCAGCGGCGCAGCTGGTAGCCGAGCCAGCCGTGGCGGTCGACGCCGAACCGGTGGCCGGGGTCCCGGCGCGCGATGGCGCCGACGGTCGGCATGGTCAGATCGCATCGGTGGAATCGGAAAGCCTGGCGGCGGAGCTCGAAGCTCTGCTGGCCTCCGGCGAACTGCCGGCGGATGACGACATGTCAGCCGGTCCGGGCTTGCGTTTCGTCGACGACGAAGAGCCGCCGGCGCTGCACGACGGGAACTTCGGTGCGCCGGCGGGGGGGGCGGCGGCGCTGCCGATGGCAGAGGCGCCGGTACTGTCCGATCTGACGCCCTCGGCGTTCCAACTGGATTCCTTGCCATCGTCGCCGCTGACCGACGTCGCGCTCACCACCGTGCCGGCATCGCCGGTGCGTGCCCCCGAGGGCTGGATGCTGGTCGACGACGAGGCGCCGCAGGCCGCGCCGGAAGCCCCCGAAAGCCCGGATGCCCAGGTGTTCGGGATCCAGAAGCTGAGCGCTGCCGACTTTCTCGCGCCTGATGTCGAAATGGTCGCCGCCGACATCGAGCCGCGCATGAGCCTCGAGCTAGTGTCGATGGAGGAAGCCATCGCGCCGCAGGCGTACGTGCATGAGCATGAGATGGTGCTCGACGATCTCGACGGTGCGCTGAGCCGACTGGTGCTGCTCGGTGCCGCCATCGACGGCATCGACGCGGTGTGCGCCTTCCTGGCCGCGTTGCCGGCGTCGACCGGGCAGACCTTCCTGCTCACCCAGCATTTGGGCCGGCAGTCGGATGCGTCGCTGGTGGCGGAGTTTTCCGCCAACTGCGCGTTGCCGGTGCGGCTGGCCAAGGGCGGACGCGCCAGGCCCGGCGAGGTATTGCTGGTGCCGGCCGGGCAGCAGGTGCGCCTGCGCCGCGACGGCAGCATCGAGCTGCAGGCGAACGGCGCCGATGCGCCGCCGGAGCCGTCGATCGACGCCAGCCTGAGCATGGCGGCGAATGCGTTCGGGCGCGATGCGCTGGCGATCGTGTTCGCCGGGCGCGGCAACGATGCCGTGGCCGGCGCGCAGGCCATCCACGATCGCGGTGGACAGGTCTGGGTGGAGTCGTCGTCCGGCGAGCATTTCGCCGACATGGTCAGCGGCATCCTTGCCGAACGACTGGTCAGTTTCTCCGGTACGCCGCCCGAACTGGCGGCGCACCTGATCGAGGTGTTTCCATGAGTGATCCGCTGCCGCGTGAAATCCGTTGCGTCCTGGTGCCGGTGGGCAACCTGCGCCTGCTGCTGCCGAACGCCACCATCGCCGAGGTGGTCACCCACAGCACGCCCGAGCCCCTGGCCGGTGCGCCCGCCTGGCTGCTCGGCCGGATCGCCTGGCGCGGCTGGCGGGTGCCGCTGGTGTCGTTCACCCAACTGGCCGGCACCGAGGAGGGCGACGCCGAACTGATCGTGCGCGTGGCCGTACTGAAGGCACTCGGCGGCAACCCGAAACTGCCGTTCATCGCCGTGCTGACCCGGGGTTTCCCACGCCTGACCACGCTGAATGCGGAGCTGATCATTCCCACCCACGACGGCAAGCCGCT
This genomic stretch from Rhodanobacter thiooxydans harbors:
- a CDS encoding Hpt domain-containing protein, yielding MRLQDHIDFTTLQWVKPELDDTLSIAREALESYVDNPGKRDYMRTCVDHLHQVQGTLQMVELYGAATVTAEMEALALALLADKVTYREEAYAALMRGLMQLPDYLERLSSGHRDVPVVLLPLLNDLRASRELEPLPESAMFHPNLDAFLPEQAPAAMSEAYAEAHRGELVELRLRFQQQLLGWFRGQNVAQQLVNMRKTLLAITARCHQVHGRRLWWIAAGVLEGLEQGVLKGQAGEIRQLIGKVDRNIRLLIEQGEASLRGGDADDVARKLLYIVAQAKQRSPQMELLRDIYALDTLLPDAGELEHARGSMAGHNRALLDSVSRALKDDLLRVKEALDLFLRQQNGDPAQLAAQGEVLERVGDTLGMLALSVPRRVVAEQRRVLDEIANRMRQADEETLLDVAGALLYVEASLDDHIESLGSEDEAGTSQVMPSLPRSEALGVVTTLMQEAIANTGKVKDAIVAFVESGWEHGRLAGAPELMDEVAGAMHMLSSPRPAELAQGVGRFIGNELLDDRRVPSGAQMDQLADALAALEYYLEAAREHRGGLEHILDVAEHSLSLLGYWPLLSARVASAAPLASEAAPVASAAVDGEHLELSESVSLLPGEDLRQLFVGDSQPLAAAVHDLDGLRLAQTETATPAGADRAAADEAGEDWIEIEEEVVEQVPVRDALADNTNFNVNAEGIDDDIREIFLEEMQEEIDNLRSAEQLWLADPAQSAALVGIRRSFHTLKGSGRLVGAGVLGEFAWKVEDMLNRVLDGTIQPDENVQALVRHAIDALPQLLAALKGEGMPRAPLGAIMHTAEQLAAGNPAWVEDHAPRAMETVRRIVRRRVPRLDAAAESIPTAGLAGVGAAPEPIEPEHAVEMPVMPPVDPVLLEILRSEVAQYLQTIRAAIQRSDDELPIGEELLRAVHTLHGAIAMVDIPLLTQLLSPLEGLFKRLRAANLPLSSEGLRLLGQAVDVVDRVMSQFDAAEPQLPDADALTAQIASLRDRYPESKVAHVVFEPQADEADEAKSAESAGATDEADEADEAEAYQAIIADSLAAGMADAAAARAGTAPADAPANAGEIPQVHLEDAQHAELTAELVAALGAFEPERADAERAAAEKLAAEQAAAARAEAEKLAAEQAATAQAEAEKLAAEQAATAQAEAEKLAAEQAAAAQVEAEKLAAEQAAAAQAEAEKLAAEQAAAAQAAAEKLAIEQAAAAQAAAEKQAAEQAAAGRTSEEATGTVTPEPAHALAGSGQIDADLMEVFIDEAREILDHADDVLAQWHAEPAELVHVPELQRDLHTLKGGARIAGLTAVGDLSHAIETLLEEPIRDVSRTGPLIAALEASFDQLHALVQRVAQGQATEYPRAMIDHLLELAGETVLADDATAAMPAPASVPTASSPAVSAAGEPGLPELMPEAEEEVRSPQEQIRVRADLLDNLVNHAGEVAIYRSRLEQQVAGYRFNLVELEQTVARLRSQLRMLEIETEAQIIARFQREHREAGMAAFDPLELDRYSQLQQYSRALAESVSDLVSIQSMLDELTRQAETLLIQQSRVSTELQDGLLRTRMLPFDTMVPNLRRTLRQAAQEQDKHAQLHVDGAHGEMDRNLLDRIKAPFEHMLRNAIAHGIETPAERRKAGKPVEGVVSITVAREATEVVIRVSDDGRGLNREAIRKRGIERGLLRPETRPTDNQLLSLITQTGFSTASQVTQLAGRGVGMDVVANEIKQLGGSLSIESEEGKGTTFILRLPFTLAVTQAILVRIGEATFAIPITSVQGVARVNPDELTALMAEAEPSFQYGLEDYGIHDLAELLGLPPGLPTEDEQQPLLLTRAGDLRAAIRIDAVLGSREIVVKSVGPQISSVPGLLGATIMGDGSVLIILDLAPLVRHGMIRREQRLAEGLSAVQAPVVEEVQTKPLVMVVDDSITMRKVTSRVLERHEYEVSTAKDGVDALEKLHERVPDLMLLDIEMPRMDGYELATHMKADPRLRDVPIIMITSRSGDKHRQRALDIGVDRYLGKPYQEAELLVQIGEVLEQRAVEPVHD
- a CDS encoding chemotaxis protein CheB is translated as MTDTAPAVALLFDDTELGSQLREALHERGARIVHEGGVASFSRELLQQVGADVLVVNLDDSADDALDRLYEVIDDDCPRVVFNDAQASRALAGWDRARWARHLAVKVLAGGDIDPPRPGDAPGIEVAAAAQPPAPAAEAVAMAAPEMAAPAAQLVAEPAVAVDAEPVAGVPARDGADGRHGQIASVESESLAAELEALLASGELPADDDMSAGPGLRFVDDEEPPALHDGNFGAPAGGAAALPMAEAPVLSDLTPSAFQLDSLPSSPLTDVALTTVPASPVRAPEGWMLVDDEAPQAAPEAPESPDAQVFGIQKLSAADFLAPDVEMVAADIEPRMSLELVSMEEAIAPQAYVHEHEMVLDDLDGALSRLVLLGAAIDGIDAVCAFLAALPASTGQTFLLTQHLGRQSDASLVAEFSANCALPVRLAKGGRARPGEVLLVPAGQQVRLRRDGSIELQANGADAPPEPSIDASLSMAANAFGRDALAIVFAGRGNDAVAGAQAIHDRGGQVWVESSSGEHFADMVSGILAERLVSFSGTPPELAAHLIEVFP